The following is a genomic window from Colletotrichum lupini chromosome 5, complete sequence.
TTCTTTAAAAAGCCCATATACTCGTCTTATCCACACCCTCAAACACACATATTTCCGATGGGCTCGTCAATAGCCCAAAGACACATTACTTGCACACTATCATTACCATATCCACCAACATCAAAAATGGCCGCCGCAACCACTCTATCCTCGCAGGAGCAAACCTCCAACTTTGCCCTCCAGCAATATCTAGTTCTTCAATCTCAACATGAGGAGCTCCGCCAGCACCTGGACACGATCCGCCCCATGACGACCTCCAACACCTCGCTCTCCTCATCACCGTCCGTGTCCCCGACGCGCAGCACCTGCTCGCCTTTTGGCCAGTACCccaacggcggcggcggtaaGAGGCACCACAGCCGAAGCCGTCGCTCGTCGCTATCGAGCCCCAAGACCCGCCGCAGCAGCTCACTCGCGCCCATCGCGGACGAGACCACCATCTGGGCGGTCGCCGAGGAAGAGCAGCGCCTCTTTGACGTCAACGAGGGCATGAAGCGGGCTCTGATGGAGCTCCTCAACTGCGAGCAGGTGCGGAGCGACAGCTCGTTTCGCATGTGGGTGCAGTGCCGTCTTATGGACACGGAAAAGGAACTTCGTTCTGAGAGACGACGCAAGAGCGCGCCATGAGCTTTCTAATCAGATGCGTCTCACGCTCTCATCTTTTTGCGGATCGACACAAAAAGCGCAGCATATTTTGAGCCTTTTTGGTCCTACCTCTTTTTCAACCTACCTAATTATGCACCGGATTCTTCTTTTTCATGAGGCGTTGGATTTGACAAGGAGATTAACCATCTCGTCGAATGGCGTTGAGAGGGGATTTGTGTGGGAATTTCAACATTTTGCCGAGGACAGGCATGACATGGATTATGGCACGACATGGGTCGTTTTGCCCATCACAGAGAGGGAAAAGCTGGGTTTGCATACAGGCGAAGATGCTCTTCTCATCTCGCCTGTCGGATATTTGGTGTTTTACTGGCGAAGGCTTGTTGGAATACACCACCGCCACTCTGCCTTTTTTCACTTCTGGTTTCCTTTTTCTTTCATCGGTGGTTGCAGGAATATCACACACAAACAGCCATCTGGTCCATAGAGTTTGTTAGACTGAAACGACACCAATTACCAATTTTTACCATACCTTTCACTCCATCCTTGACATTTGATATCATGTCTGAATCGGCCTGGTTAGACTCGTGATGAATGCATAGCTTAGTGGTGCTGAGGTGGTGTTAAAGTGGTCTGAGCATGACGGGACCCGGGAGATCACCATGATGCATGCGGTGTTGGAGGTGCATGTCTAGTATAACTCACCTACCTTTGGGAGCTCCATGATGTGGAAATGATCACCATTGCTCTGCTGCGGTGCCGAAATAAGAGAATGGACGAATCCAAAAACATCAGACTTTCCCACAAAGCCTATTCGTACGCCCAATCGGCCAAGGTCCAAAAGCTCTCAAACTGCTGAAAACCGGGGCACGCAATCCGCACAAGATTCTAAACATTGTGACATTGTCCCTGCCATCCTCTAATTCGCCGATCTTCTTTACCGTGCAAATGAAGTATAGTTTGGACGCACGCACTATGTGACGAGAGAGCTGCTGCCGTTGGCGTTGCCTCGCGGACTGGCCCGCACCGCACCTACATCACTTTGACTGCAAACATCTTTTTTCAAGCTGGAAAAAAGCCAACACGCACCTCACGCACGAAGCTGCAACCCCCACAACCGAACGCCCGTCCGCCTGAGCCTAGCGGAAAGCTTCGCATTTGGGATACCTCTTGTTGTTCTTGGCGAAGAGAGACGATTCGAATTCACTGATCTTTCTGTGTTTGGTCAATCCGCTGCGCCCAGGGCAAAATCCACTTTGGAAAGCTCCGTTCAGACCAAACCTGCCTACGGCTAgacagacgacgacgacaacgacgGCGACGCGATCGAGAGGAGGCTCCTACTGCCACCATGTCAGTGCTTCTGGAAACCAGCTCTGGCGATATCGTGATTGACCTGCTGGTCGATTACGCGCCAAAGCTTTGCGAAAAGTAAGTCGCGATTCACCGCCAGCGCTACAACGCTCTTGCTCAGCTAACCAAAGACCTCTAGCTTCCTGAAGCTTTGCAAAGTCAAATATTACAACTTTTCACCAGTCCACTCTGTTCAGAAGAACTTTTCCTTCCAGACCGGCGATCCTCTCGGACCCTTATCGAAACAATCCGATGGAGGCACCTCTATGTGGGGCCTGCTGTCGGGCGACAGCTCCAAGAAGATGTTCCCGGCCTTCTTCCACCCGAAACTGAAGCATCTCGAGCGAGGCACCGTCAGCATGGCGACGGCGCCCCTGGATTCCGACCCGGATACGCGCGTGGCGGCTTCTCAGTTCATCATCACCTTGGGCGATGAGACGGACTACTTGGATGGCAAGGCCGCTGTCTTTGGCAAGGTCGTGGAGGGCTTCGACGTGTTGGAGAAGATCAACGAGGCCATCGTAGACGACAAGGGGCACCCCCTTATCGACATTCGAATCAAGCACACCATCGTTCTCGATGACCCGTACCCCGATCCCCCCGAGCTGCGAGAGCCCAGCGCCTCGCCTCCTCCGACCAAGTCACAACTCGATACTGTTCGGATCGCGGACGAGGCTGCGCTACACGAAGACGATGATCTAGATGAGGAGGCGATCGAGAAGCGGCGGAGGGACCGCGAGGCACGGGCCCAGGCTCTCACTCTGGAAATGATGGGTGACCTGCCGTTTGCCGAGGTCGCTCCCCCTGAAAACGTCCTATTCGTCTGCAAGCTCAACCCCGTCACGACGGACGCCGATCTGGAGCTCATCTTCGGCCGATTCGGCAAGATTCTGAGTTGCGAGGTCATTCGCGATGCCAAGACAGGCGACAGTCTCCAGTATGCCTTTATCGAATATGCTGACAAGGCGTCCTGCGAGGCTGCCTATGCCAAGATGCAGGATGTCCTGATTGACGATCGGCGTATCCACGTGGACTTCTCGCAGAGTGTGAGCAAGCTGCAACAGGTCTGGAGAGACGATACAAACCAGAAGCGCAGAAAACACGCGTCCAGGGGTGGATTCGGAGGTGTTGACGAGCTCGAAAAGAGGCGGCAATACCGAGACGAATACGAGCGAAATGGAGATGATTACGATCTGGTGTACGGAGACGAGGAGATGAAGGGTCGCCACCAGCGCGCCAAAGACCGTCGTCCCGAGTCAGataagcagcagcagcctgaGCAAGACAGAGATCAACGGGAAAGAGATCGACCCAGATCGGAACAGGCGCGGAGACGCAGTCGAAGCCCCGGACGCTCAAGGGCCATGGATAGGGACAGAAGAGGAGATGGAGATCGATACCGATCCGATGATCGCGGTTCCGGCCGACGGCACGATCAATACGAACGGCGACGTGACGATAGGGATTCGGGTCGCAGAGACCGCAGAGACTGGGACAATCGGAATCGAGGTAGGGATCGAGA
Proteins encoded in this region:
- a CDS encoding RNA recognition domain-containing protein; this translates as MSVLLETSSGDIVIDLLVDYAPKLCENFLKLCKVKYYNFSPVHSVQKNFSFQTGDPLGPLSKQSDGGTSMWGLLSGDSSKKMFPAFFHPKLKHLERGTVSMATAPLDSDPDTRVAASQFIITLGDETDYLDGKAAVFGKVVEGFDVLEKINEAIVDDKGHPLIDIRIKHTIVLDDPYPDPPELREPSASPPPTKSQLDTVRIADEAALHEDDDLDEEAIEKRRRDREARAQALTLEMMGDLPFAEVAPPENVLFVCKLNPVTTDADLELIFGRFGKILSCEVIRDAKTGDSLQYAFIEYADKASCEAAYAKMQDVLIDDRRIHVDFSQSVSKLQQVWRDDTNQKRRKHASRGGFGGVDELEKRRQYRDEYERNGDDYDLVYGDEEMKGRHQRAKDRHRNRRGDAVEAPDAQGPWIGTEEEMEIDTDPMIAVPADGTINTNGDVTIGIRVAETAETGTIGIEVGIETRTDEDSNSSSSSSSSSSNCKTRISFSSRLRQCSFKTIPSRR